Proteins co-encoded in one Candidatus Hydrogenedentota bacterium genomic window:
- a CDS encoding dihydrodipicolinate synthase family protein: VVRAVAEAGRDDIALYTGNDDNILIDLVTPYRCATGARVVERRIVGGLLGHWAVWTRTAVRLWLDCRKIAQAGGSVPRELLTRNAEVTDANAAFFDAANGFAGCIAGLHEVLRRQGLLKNICCLDPRETLSPGQLEEIDRVYAGYPHLNDDDFVAEHRDAWLSD; this comes from the coding sequence GTCGTGCGCGCTGTTGCCGAGGCAGGCCGAGATGACATAGCGCTGTACACTGGCAACGACGATAATATCCTCATCGATTTGGTGACTCCTTATCGCTGTGCCACAGGAGCGCGCGTGGTGGAGCGCCGCATCGTGGGCGGACTGCTCGGGCATTGGGCGGTATGGACGCGCACGGCGGTGCGGCTATGGCTGGATTGCCGCAAAATTGCCCAGGCGGGCGGGTCGGTTCCCCGCGAACTGCTGACAAGAAACGCCGAAGTCACCGATGCCAACGCGGCTTTCTTTGACGCGGCGAACGGGTTTGCGGGGTGCATAGCCGGGCTCCACGAGGTGCTCCGCCGTCAAGGACTCCTGAAGAATATCTGTTGCCTCGACCCGCGAGAAACGCTCAGTCCCGGGCAGCTTGAGGAGATTGACCGGGTTTACGCAGGATATCCGCACCTGAACGATGATGATTTCGTTGCGGAACACCGCGACGCTTGGCTGAGCGATTGA